CATATAGTTCTTTAAATTTGACAAAATTAAGCACATCTGGTCCAACTGATGAAGTTTTAACGAATCCCTACAAATTTAATGGCATGCGTTTTTTCTGCATAACCAAGTTATTGAAAATACCCTGATTGGGTCTTCTTCCCATGCTTATCAGACAAGAATTCTCGAAACACCTGATGCAGTGACATTTTGGTTACCTTTCATGTTTCATCTTTTTTTGTTAGATTTCAATTTTAGTTCCATCTGCTAACTTTGACAGTCTCTAAAACACACATTTTACAGGGAGAGGACATTCATGGTATATCTGGTTTAGTTAACTTGTTTGGGATTGAATCACCAGGCCTAACTTCCAGTATGGCTATTGCGGAGAATGTTGCAGCTAAATTACTGAAATAATATGAGATTCCTGTTCTCACACTGAATTGGTATTTGAACATCCTGAAGTTTCAGGTTTGAATTGAAGAACTCTATGGTCATAGAAATGTTTTATCATTGTACGTTGCTAGTGACTTGAGGAACAAAGAGAATACATTAGTGTCTTTAGCTTGTCGGGCCGCGACACTGTATCATCTTATCAAGTTTCTTGACTTCTGTAGGAAAATCATGATCAATATTTCTATTGCAAACTTCATTATCAGCTAAACAAATCGCTTCTCTTTGTGTGTGTTTTCTCAAACAGAACCATAATCGTTTGGGCATAGCTTGTTTCAACTACGCATTTTGTTGTTTCACTGCTGTTCAAATGTTATCCGCCTCAAAGTATTAGGAACTGCAGGATCAGAAAATGGAATTCAGAAAACTGAGCTTAGTAGGAGAAAATTTCACATACCTGTACACGCCAGTTGCTAGAAGCAAATCCTGTAATTGTGAAGAAGCTATCATTCTCACATTCAATTGCCATTTTACACACAGCCAAAGCCTCTTAAGCACCAATTGGAACTAagattaatattaatatttaaatgTTTGAGATGTTACAACGATACGATATAATAAACAACCATCCACTTTTGTTCCAGGAAGTGATGCATGAGTTCCATCTAAAGATTTCACCCAGACGGTAGCAACCAAAAAAATTGTAGAACTTCAATACCCAATGAAGCCAAGTAGGCAGCTGTTCTATTGACTTTCACTGAATTCTTGATATGACTATCCAAAACAATTTCTCGTACTTGTATTATAGTATCGAAATTCTCATCGTTTTCGTTCTTGTCTCCACTTGTAGACAGGTTTGGTTGTTGGGTTCACAAGCTCCTCTTCACGAAGCTTGCGTTTCCTTCCTGATTTCTGGTAACAAGAAAAGAGTTATTCTGGAGTCACAGTTCAAGATCTTGAATATGAAGAAcataaaaactgaaatgtataaGCACCTGTAATTCTTTCTGAATCGCCATATCCATATACAGTTTTTCTAGATCTCTCACTCTGCCCTTTCTTGCTTCCAACTCTCTATAGGAGGCAGCTGTCTTCCTGCGCAGGGGATTCCAACAATGAACAAGTTGACAAATTTTGCTCTCGTACCGGCAGAAATTAGTGTACACATTCAAGAATCTACCCTTACCCCAGCTTAAAGAAATACTAAAAAATAAAGGGTTAATGCAATTCTCTTATCAAATAAAGGATTGAAGGCATTAGTGATTTCCTTCAGAACCAAGAATAGAACTTGTAACAACTGATTTCCAAGAACAATTTGCAGAAGCCTCAACAAAACCAACCCTTAAACTATTAAAGTTCTTTTCAGGCATATCCCCAGTGGATACTTTTCTCTTTCAATTGCATTCCTTCCTCCCTGCAGTTACAAAAGTGCGCGATTGGGGTTGAATTGAAGGGAAAGGGAAGTAAGAAACAAACTATCCTCAGCTTCAAAAATAAACCTCGTCCAATTTTAACAGAAAAAACAAGCCATTTTATGATGTGACTGAACTTTTAGCTCCTCTCGAGTCTCGATTAGTGAGCCTACAATAACAAAATGTAGAAGACTGTTTTTCTGGTATAAAaaggactcaaccttttcaaaaataaaatatcagCTATAAGGAATAAGAAGACAATGTAAGTTTGGATTGCAATTGATCTATTCTTCTAGACATCACTAAACTAGTAAGTTCCTACATCCGGAAATGGTTGACAAAATCTAAATCAAATGCTAAAAGTTTAAACCTTAAACGAGTTCAAACATAATTGTGTTTTGATTATTAAAGAGTTCAAAACATGATATATTAATCTGCACTACAATATAAATGGAATAAACTGATAGTACCTTCTAATACTACTAGGCAAGTTCTCAGAAGCAGCAAAATTACTGCGTTCTGACGCTTTAGACGCTAGCTCTTCTGCCTCCTCCCTGtaaataagcaaaacaaagaaagTAAGGAATTTGAAAGGAAACTGCAGCACAAAGAAGATCTTTTAACAGAAGCGGCAAATTTAAAGTGATATATACATAGAGGCAGAgggagggaaaaagaaaagaaatgctACAAAATATGCAACTCTCATAAGAATCCGCGGTCATAATCCAAGGATTAAAAGACACATAGCAACTATATTCAAATGGAAGCACCAAAAAACAAGGTATATGATAGAttaagagggtgtttggattggcttataaAAAGAGTAGCATTTAAGCTAaaaagccaaaagccataagttggtaaTACCCAACTTTTGGTAATACCCAACTTTTGGTAATACCcaacttttggcttatttttatactttttatgcctagaagtaagtgcttttaagcactttttatCATTGCCAAACACCACACAAACtaaaaaagtgcttaaaagccaataagcacttaaaataagtcaatccaaacaccctctaaaTCAAACACTTTTCTAGTGGTCCAAAACGATAGTAATAGATTCAAATAAAGCTCTTAGCAGTTCCTTATATGGCACCGCGTGATCCTTTTCTCGAAAAAATGTGGGGCATTAAGAAGAGAAGCCAAAAAATTGATAAAAGTTAAAAAGAAAATGGTATGCTTTGACTGTTTTTGGCTAATAAACTAACTTAAAAACGgggaaaaaggaaaagataatTAAAAATACAAGTCCTGAGAGGCGGAAACCCCGCTGCATGATTCAAGCTTGACACTGAGATCCTCTAACAGTTTCAGCTATCGAgtaattcttttattattatttttgctttttattctttttcaaagAGCCCAAGTTGAGTTTAGTTGAGGGTACAACATTAATTCAGGCTCTTGAGTGGTTCATAGGTGAGTGCCACTAAATTTATTTAGAAAGACGCCTGCTATGGTTGTGTATAATTAGGACAAATGAAACCAGAAGCAAGTAATGTGAGGAGATTATTTGTAGATAAAGCTTGTGCATACATTAGAGATAACACTAATAAAACAGGAGGGAGTCGTAGTCCTCCATAGACATGGCTCAATTGTCATATGGTAAAAGTCAACCTAGATCAAGTCAAGTGATGAGGTTTCAACTCACGAAGAAAGCTAAACACTGAATGCAAGTTTGTCAGGTCAATAAGTAGATAACTCCAAATGAGTCATTTAGTCGTATGGTAAAAGTCAACCATTTTCTGAATAATGAGGTTCAACCCATGAAAAGAAAGCTAAATATTGAATGCAATTGGTCAGGTCAATGACAATCAAGTTGATATCTCCAAACGTGATTGTGTATTGAGTGCATAGGCAAATTAAAACAGGATTGTAAAGCTAAGTTATTTCAATGTATTCTATGGAATGTCTAAAGAGGGATACAGAATTCAAGAGAAGTCTTATTTCTAACCTGTCTTCGGCATAGTAGACACGTCTATTTGATGGCTGATTATCAAGAGAGTGCAGTGTGGCAGTTAACTTTTCAATTTTCTGCATAAGAGTTATTGACAAGCAGGAAGCATAAGAAGTTTCTCAATCGTTTGGCTCAagaagagagagatagagagagaataAAACATGAACCACATTATGCAAAACTAAACCTTTTTCTCAGTCTGAACTTTTTGTAAAATATAGCCTATATCCTGAGTCTTCATTAACATGAGTTCCTCTGGAGTGTATTTATTTACTTGACTCCTGGAAACATTGAAACGGTGTCCAGCAAGTCAGGTCAACCAAGAATGAGGAAGAAATTAGCTCAACCCAACATATTTGAATATTCATATCTTACTCCAATCTATGAACTCCATCCACAGTTTTTGTTTTAACCATCTTGAAGTAGAACTCATCTGGATTTCGAAATGCTGCTTTTTCCTTGAGTTTCTGTAAAgcaaataataaatataattcaCATATCTGATCATATAAAATGTAAAAGATCAGACTCGACAGAGATACGgtaccaccaccaaagaaaaataaagaacacTCAAGGATCCCTTCAAATTGACTAATTGCAAAACACAACCAATGGTTCTAAATTCTGATCCCTTTTTTTAATACCGGTGGCGTCCCTGCCCAGTAGCACTCACATCGACTATTTCACTGGGTACTTGCTGTTATGAATCAACCTCAACCCAATGTCACACAAATAGCTATTGGGCCGAGAACAATAGGCGCAGGTTACTTTGGGATCCAGGTTGAGTAGTAGATTGTAGGCTTAGGACGGTTATGTTAAAAAGGGTAGTGGATCTGAGTTGGAGGATATGCGAATTATGTTTGAAGCTTAGGCGCTGTCTGTTCTTCTCATCTCTTTCTAATGTCTGAAACTTCTCATCTCCTTCTGGTTATCCTTTCCTTGTTCCTTTAATTCTTAGTTAATTATGGTTCTTCACTCCATTAGTATTTCCTATTTCAGCGTAACTTCGTTCAGTGATTATAATATACAAGTCTCTCTATTGTTGTGAATTGGTTTGTTACcgtgagaaggcacgggagaaaatatgatatattgatattgtgtgtgatgcaatacaagaggtgctatttatagctactctatacaaaggggatactactcctattccaatgtgggacaattacatagctatctctaacatttacatagctatctctaacactccccctcaagccggagcatataaatcatatgtaccgagcttgttacatatataatcaatgcgaggactagtgagggacttggtgaaaatatctgcaagttgatcattcgatctcacaaacttcgtagtaatatctcctgagagtatcttttctctgacgaagtgacaatcaatctcaatgtgtttagttctctcatgaaacaccggatttgatgcaatatgaagtgcagcttgattatcgcacacaagttccatccgactgatttcaccaaatttcaactccttgagcaattgtttggtccagactagttcacatgttgccatagccattgctcggtattctgcttctgcactagaccgagcaactacattctgtttcttacttttccaggacaccaaatttcctcctactaaaacacaatatccagacgtagaacgtctatcagaaggtgatcctgcccaatcagcatccgagtacccaacgatctgctcatgacctcgatcctcaaacagtaatcctttacctggagccgattttatataccggataatgcggacaactgcatcccaatgactatcacagggagaattcataaactgacttacaacactcacaggataagaaatgtcgggcctagtcactgtgagataatttaatttaccaaccagccgcctatagcttgcaggatcgctaagcggctccccctgtccaggcagaagtttagaattcggatccatcggcgtgtcaacaggtctgcaacctgtcatccctgtttcctcaagaatgtctaacacatatttcctttgagaaataacaatacctgagctagattgagcaacctcaatacctagaaagtacttcaatctgcctagatccttagtttgaaagtgctggaagagatgttgcttcagattagtaataccatcctgatcattgcccgtaataacaatatcatcaacatagactaccagataaatacatatacttgaagcagagtggcaataaaacacagagtgatcagcttcactacgagtcatgccaaactcctggataaccgtgctgaacttaccaaaccaggctcgaggagactgttttagaccataaagtgaccgacgcaagcgacatacaaggccacgagacttcccctgagcaataaaaccaggtggttgctccatataaacctcatcctcaagatcaccatgaagaaaggcattcttaatgtccaactgatagaggggccaatgacgaactgcagccatggatagaaaaaggcgaactgatgccactttagccactggagagaaggtatcactgtaatctagcccaaatatttgagtgtatcctttggcaacaagacgtgccttaagtcgatcaatctggccatcgggaccaactttgactgcataaacccaacgacaaccaacggtagatttacctgaaggaagaggaacaagctcccatgtaccacttgtatgtaaagcagacatctcgtcactcatagcctgtcgccatcctggatgagacaatgcttcacctgtagacttagggatggaaaccgaggacaatgaagatataaaagcataatggggagatgacagacgatgataactcaaaccaacataatgaggattagggtttagtgTGGTCCGTATACCTTTTCGAAGTGCAATCGGTGTACTAGGAGCAGGATCCGCAGTAGGAGCCGTGTCAGGTGCAGGACGAGAACCAGATGGGCCTGATGTAGGGCGCGaacgacgatgataagtcaagagtggtgtTCCTGTGGCTGGGGAACTAGGAGGGATAACACTGGACTCCTCAAAAGTTGGTATGGGTGAAACCTCTGTGGTTGAAGGTGGAGGAGGATTACTAAACTCCTCAAAAGTcggtataggtaagacctcagatatgtcatggtggtcagcagaagtgacatcagttgtgaagaaaggtttagactcgaaaaatgtgacgtcagctgacataaggtacctatgaagatcaggtgaataacaacgatatcccttctgaacacgagaataaccaaggaagacacacttgagagcacgaggagctaacttatctttccccggggctaagttatgaacaaaacatgtgctcccaaaaacccgaggtggaagagggtataaggctgactggggaaacaatattgaatgtggaatctgacccttgatgggagatgaaggcatcctattaatcaaataacaagctgtgagaactgcatcgccccaaaaacgcagcggaacacgagactcaattagaagtgtgcgagcagtctcaataaggtgcctattctttctttctgcaaccccattttgctgaggggtataaggacaagatgtctgatgaataattccatgagaagacataaactgctgaaactgagaagatacatattctaaggcattatcactgcgaaaaatgcggatagagacaccaaattggtttttgatttcagcacaaaaactctggaatatagagaataactcagaacgatctttcattaagaaaagccaagtacatcttgagtaatcatcaataaagctaacaaaataacgaaatcccaaggttgaactgactctactaggaccccatatatcagaatgaaccaaggagaaaacagactctgcatgactctcaacactacgcgtaaaggaagctcgggtatgtttcccaagctgacacgactcacaatctaatctagacaaactggataaactaggcaccatcttttgaagtttggataaactcggatgtcctaaacgtctgtggattagatctggaggatctgtaactagacatgttgtggaaggactgagcgagttaaggtagtaaagaccttctgattcacgacctgtaccaattgtccgtcccgtactgcggtcctgcataataaaagaatcatcaataaaatatataccacaattgagggcacgagtcaaacgactaacagatgcaagactaaaaggacaaccaggaacataaagaacggaatctagggtgatagaagacaatgggttggcttgtccaactccttgtgccttagtttgacatccattggctaaagtaacagtaggaagagactgtgaatatacaatattcgacaaaagtgatttattaccagagatatgatcagaagcgcctgagtccatgacccatggtccaagagtactagactgggaaacacaagcaaaagaattaccagcaataggagtgtcagtctgggcaactgaggctacttgtggagatgtTTGCTTACTTGCTCGATACTGAAGGAGCTCATTATATTCTTCTTTAGATACAGAAAAGCCCTGGTTACCTGTAGTCTCGCTCTGAGCAACGTAGGCATTTTTGGGTGGACGACCATTTAAGGAATAACACATTTTGCGAGTGTGTCCAAGTTTGTGACAATAAGAACACTTGGGTCTAGATCTCCTAAAACGACCGCCTCCTCGTCTATTCTCCATAGCTTGAGATGCCCGAACATCCACTGTCTGGGATGCAAGAACAGAGGAATCAAGTATCTGTGATGAAATCACTGGGTGACTTGGTGCTGCAGCAAGGCGAAGTAatcgagagaataattcatcaactgtagggacagtcggactcgccaaaatctggtctcgtactgaatcaagatcatgaggaagtccagcgagtgtaagaactagaaacattttctgtcgctgctcttgttgttttgacacactagcagaaactgacatcaatgtctcaaattcctccatgactgcctgtacctgacccaagtaagtagacatatctaattcttgcttctttaagtttgtcatccgtgatatcacatcatagaagcgagatatatcattagtgtataacgtacgagcctttgcccaaaccaaataacatgtctggaatggccgaaacaaaggcatcaacttagaatcaatagaacgccacaagatgctacataattgagcatcaatttttgcccaaagcgctatcgccttttcatctccttcgctagactgtttaatcagatgatcttgcacaccttgacctttacaccacaactcgacagatgaagcccaagctaagtagtttgaacctcccattaaaggttccgaggtaatcataacattagagtttccagaactcatgcttttagacccaaaaacatcaattcccaaagacatcttgtaaattattaccaaataagagaaataatcaACTGTAATCCACTGAAAATAGAGTAAGGAACACTGAACCAGAATAGTAAACTACTGTAGCAGTTGGAAAGTTACTGTTGCAGCCGGAAAATATTCAAAGTGGTcggaatgaaataaaaacagtaggggtaggatcggaattaccagaagacccaactgttctgaaggaactttttcaaaaaatggccggaagtcaactttttgaaatcactattcacgccggaaaaataaaaaagtggtcggaatttggtgtaacctggatgggtaggctcggaattgcaAGGGAAACAATCTGTCTTGAAGAGTCGTcgccaaaaaatggccggaaggtGTGCCACGCAACGTTGGAACTTCGCCGGAAAATTTTCTTTGGACAGCTACAGTACCGCCGGAGATTTTCACTGGGATTTGGTCGCCGGACAGTGACAACTCTTGTGGTAGTGTTGGATTTTGTGCACAACACTGACCGAGACAAAGCAGACGCAAAACAGCTTTGAAAGTCGCCGGAAAAAAGGGTTCCGGTGACTGATTTTACTTCCCGGAAtcgctggaatttatgcacagcgataaatttctcacgatagctctgatatcatgtgagaaggcacgggaaaaaatatgatatattgatattgtgtgtgatgcaatacaagaggtgctatttatagctactctatacaaaggggatactactcctattccaatgtgggacatttacatagctatctctaacagTTACATTGGTGCTTTCATCGATTCGGATTCCAATGGATGTAGTGGTACTAGATAAATTCAGTGGCGGCAACCCAGAGGGCTGGGTTTATCGGGCGGAGCGGTACTTCACATACCTTGGCTTCTCCGAGAAGGACTGGTTACCTCTTCCCTACTACTACCTTGATGGTGAAGCTCTTACTTGGTTTGATTGGTTGTTTCGAAGTGAGCAATTTTATGATAGGAATCATTTTAAGGAGAAACTGAAGCTGCATTTTCGGACACATACCTTCAAAAATTTAGTAAGTACAACAGAAACTTCACAAGCCTGTGTTGACTACGTGAGTTATGCTACGTTGGTTCCACCAATGACCTCTGTGTCTCCGATTGCAGCTCTGAGCCATCTCGCAAACTCATATGAGTTGGAATCTAATTTCAAACGTGGAAACTCAGAGGCGGCCAACGTGTTCGATAAAATGTCCAAAAGAGCAGACGAGCGTGATTCTATTGAATCGGTATCATCAGTTCCAGCTCTTGAAATTCAGGTTGGTTCAGACTCTATCGAAGTTGATGCCACATAGTATATTGATAGTGTCGCTAAAACTTTAGCAAATAATGAGGGCGAAATGCCTGACCAAATTTCACAAGGAACTAGCACTGTTTTGTGGAACCAATTTGCAGACAATATTTCGTTTCCTATTCCTTTTGATGACTCATCCTTGCTTCCATCCGGTGTTGAAAGTGTTGAACAACTAAATGCACATGTCTTGTTCCCTGAGATTGAATCTGCTTTAGAGGATAATACCACAAGCCATGTGAACCTGGTTTTTGCTAAAAGTCCTAAGCGAGATACCACTGAACAACTAAGTCAATTTGCCCCTATGCTTGTGGATTCTTTAACTAGCCTGGTCACAGGTGGTAACTTTCTTATTTGTCAAATACTCGCTTTGACTGTTAGTGTCAAATTGGATGATGGTCATATGCTTGATTCTTCTTATTGTTTTCATGTGAGGGCTTCGACATATGCCTACTATGTGCCTGAGTCAATAATAGGAGCTATCCTATTTGGTAGTTGTGTGGACAATTGGTTTGACACAGGGCAAGATTTTCAGGTTGATTCATGTGTGTTTTTATCCGTTGAATCTGAAGTTTTAACTCCAAATGAGGATTTTTCAAAGACAAAAGTCGTTACCTCTAACCTGGACAATTGGGAAGATAGACAAGCTGAAGGAAGTTTTCTCCTGTTAGGCTTTCACTGTGAATCAACTCTGAAGGtagattttaaaaatatattgtgGTTCTACCAAGATTTCAACGCCCATTTAGACTATTGGGGTGAAACTAGGCAGGAGCGCAATCTTTTTGGATTCTTGTTTGAATTAAGAGTGCATGCTAGGGAGGAGAAACTACAAGGAGTGCTCCAAGCAATTGTTGAAAGTTACTCAAAGCAGTCACCAAATATTTGGGTCAACAAAGCCGCTAGACTCTTGTTTGCTATGTTTGGTCTAGCAAGGTCTACTTTGCCGTATATTATTTTTGATCCTGGTGGGGTTAATACTTCCCTTTGTGCGCTGATCCAGCAATTGCTTTTTAGACTAGTGAAATACTTTACTACAGAAAATTATGATACCACACAACAGTACATGAAGATGCAGCCCGCAGCAAATATACTTACTGCCATGTTACAGGAGTGGAAAGCATTAAACTTGAGGAGTGGATATAAGGTACAGCACCAAGCAGTGGACGGAGCTGGTTATACATCTTCTGGTAGCAGTGAAAATTGTGTGGTTGCAGGGCATGTTATAATTGAACTCAACTTGGTTATGTTGAAAAGCTGTACTGTAAATATAAACGATCAGGGTTGTGATTGGTTGATCGCAGGTGTGATGGGATTAAGTGGAGAGCGGGCCTCTAAAATTGTTTTATCAGTACTTCATGGATAATTCTCGCATCGGCGGGTCTGAGCATGTTAAAGAGTGTTGCATGTATTATATTTCAAGTGATTTCAAAATAACTTTTGCTCGTAGCATCATTCCTGATGGATGTCTCGGTTGCCATTTATCCGACGCTATTTCCTACATTGTGGCCTATCATATCAATACTGCTTTTGATAGAGAAGGAAATGACTTTACTGTGACCACAATGAATTTCAGTTGGGACCCATTTCCAGTAGTGCAAGCAGACACAATTGATCTTTCCCTTCAATCAAGAAGTTCTGCTAAAGAAGAATGGACAGAATGGGGCATTGCTGATACTATTACCATTTTGATAACCTATCTAAGGATGTTTGCTTATGCATGTATTACATTGACTAATAATACGTGCTTCTCGTCTTGTAATTAGTTACTGTTAAATATTTGGACTGATTGGGAAGTTATAGTATGCTCGAAGGAAGAATTTCGAGTACCACAAAAATTCAGTTTCTCTTTAATCGAGTTCAGGCTTTTGTGGAGGTTCGCTACTGGAATGTTTGCATTGGGCCGCTCATTTACCTTATTGTTAATTGCTTCCAAAAGATGGCAAGCAAGGCCAGGTCGCTATGCAGGGCAGATTCTGATGGCATTCGAGTTAATAAATCTATTATTGTGTACTAAGAGCTGCAATGACCAAGGTGATTGGTCCATAACAGGTGCACCATATCCCATATTTTCCTCAAGACATAAACCATGTTTTGGTATTGAGCTAATTGATTGGGAGGTAGCGAGTATCATTGTTCTTGACTCGAACCTTGAGGACAAGGTTCTTATTGCGGATGGGAGTATTGTTATGAATCAGCCTCAACCCAATGTCACACAAATAGCTATTGGGCTGACACGAGCTATTGGGCCGAGAACAAACAATAGGCGCAGGTTAATTTGGGATCCAGGTTGAGTAGTAGATTGTAGGTTTAGGACGGTTATGTTAAAAAGGGTAGTGGATCTGAGTTGGAGGTTATGCGAATTATGTTTGAAGCTTCGGCTCTGTCTGTTCTTCTCATCTCCATCTTTCTAATGTCTGAAACTTCTCATCTCCTTCTGGTTATCCTTTCCTTGTTCCTTTAATTCTTAGTTAATTGTGGTATTTCCTATTTCAGTGTAACTTCGTTCAGTGATTATAATATACAAGTCTCTCTATTGTTGTGAATTGGGTTGTTACACTTGCTACCTCCCACCCGCACTGGGTACCACATAGTTCTGCCCCAACGCTAGGCAGATGGCAAGAAATCACCAAGTGTTATTTGCCTCTGCTGTAATTATGATCTTTTAATATAGATAAACTATAAAAGCCCCATTGCCGCAAGCTGACTTTCTTGCAGCAAATATCACACAACCCTAACTTATTCATGTCTCAATCACGCATTAAGCTACAAAATACTTCGATTTTTCATGGACTGCCAGGTCTAATTTAAGTAATTTCGTATCCAATACTATCTTCTAACTTCTAACTCTTTCAATtccaagtagaataaaacaaaaagaagaaagaaaattacCTGTAAAGCTTGCTCCTTTTTGTGGTATGCTGTCGCCCGCACCACATAATCTTTGTGTTTCTCGAGCAACCCAAATTT
This sequence is a window from Nicotiana sylvestris chromosome 3, ASM39365v2, whole genome shotgun sequence. Protein-coding genes within it:
- the LOC104211669 gene encoding probable U3 small nucleolar RNA-associated protein 11, giving the protein MSSFKNAIPRRAHKERAQPQARKKFGLLEKHKDYVVRATAYHKKEQALQKLKEKAAFRNPDEFYFKMVKTKTVDGVHRLESQVNKYTPEELMLMKTQDIGYILQKVQTEKKKIEKLTATLHSLDNQPSNRRVYYAEDREEAEELASKASERSNFAASENLPSSIRRKTAASYRELEARKGRVRDLEKLYMDMAIQKELQKSGRKRKLREEELVNPTTKPVYKWRQERKR